One window from the genome of Pelobates fuscus isolate aPelFus1 chromosome 13, aPelFus1.pri, whole genome shotgun sequence encodes:
- the LOC134582569 gene encoding uncharacterized protein LOC134582569, with translation MSLVDYLSRIILISTSLELSGVFGITVCRNRYVSGEVGRNVTLHLDQTRITFATWDVCIGDGERHLIAHTYPGKPMEIIDPRYTGRLNNIPDGSLVISKLTKEDQTVYSTGLFVREGVYQCDQRYNLTVNNQSENDDKVKPDTRRKTLYANLPCISKAKAFENLKSRPCRSRHVTGVEGKSVTLPLDQSGITHATWELCTGERNIIATTFSEKTLNIQDRRYNGRLSSTPDGSLVISKLTQEDQNVYNTDMFVNQVYRCEQRYNLTVINQSIRDMISKPGTEQTVYADIPCPAKTFVDLNAEPCRSRQVTGVEGENVTLELDLTGITFVTWEVCVGERNFFANTYPGKPVEVLDPVYNGRLSSTQDGSLVIAKLTMKDQIIYNADLFVKKQVYRCDQRYNLTVTSKLLTNTNFILWSKSIE, from the exons GTGTCTTTGGAATCACAGTCTGTAGAAACAGATATGTGAGTGGCGAAGTGGGGAGAAATGTTACTCTGCACTTGGATCAAACTAGAATCACATTTGCCACTTGGGACGTTTGTATTGGAGATGGAGAGAGACATTTGATAGCTCATACTTACCCTGGAAAACCTATGGAGATTATAGATCCCAGGTATACTGGAAGACTTAACAACATACCAGATGGATCCCTGGTTATCAGTAAACTAACCAAGGAGGATCAAACAGTCTACTCCACAGGACTGTTCGTCagggaaggg GTTTATCAATGTGACCAGCGTTATAATCTCACTGTTAACA ATCAAAGTGAAAATGATGACAAGGTCAAACCTGATACAAGACGGAAGACATTATATGCCAACCTGCCATGTATCTCTAAAGCTAAAGCATTTG AGAATTTGAAGTCAAGGCCATGTAGAAGCAGACATGTGACGGGTGTGGAGGGGAAAAGTGTAACTCTGCCATTGGATCAGTCTGGGATCACACACGCCACATGGGAACTATGTACTGGAGAGAGAAATATTATAGCGACCACATTCTCTGAGAAAACTCTGAATATTCAAGATCGCCGGTATAACGGAAGACTCTCTAGTACACCGGATGGATCTTTGGTTATTTCTAAACTTACCCAGGAAGACCAAAACGTCTACAACACAGACATGTTCGTCAATCAGGTATATCGCTGTGAACAGCGATATAACCTCACCGTAATCA ATCAAAGTATCCGTGACATGATATCCAAACCCGGTACAGAACAGACAGTATATGCTGATATACCATGTCCCGCTAAAACATTTG tcgaTTTAAACGCTGAGCCTTGTAGAAGCAGACAAGTGACAGGAGTAGAGGGAGAAAATGTTACTTTGGAGCTGGATCTGACGGGAATCACGTTTGTGACTTGGGAAGTTTGTGTTGGAGAAAGAAACTTTTTTGCCAATACTTACCCTGGGAAACCTGTAGAGGTTCTAGATCCGGTTTATAATGGAAGACTTTCTAGTACACAAGATGGATCCTTGGTCATTGCTAAACTGACAATGAAAGACCAAATAATCTACAATGCAGATCTGTTTGTCAAGAAACAGGTATACCGATGTGATCAGCGATATAATCTCACCGTGACCAGTAAGTTATTAACCAacactaattttattttatggtCAAAATCTATAGAGTAG